A region from the Silene latifolia isolate original U9 population chromosome 7, ASM4854445v1, whole genome shotgun sequence genome encodes:
- the LOC141590257 gene encoding uncharacterized protein LOC141590257, which produces MKIASWNIRGFNCPIKHSEVRDYLMDNNIDILALLETRNLGLSNPSTVALVSSRIEDQFFDLNILHHGSNMDLHISMVYDSNDAHDRQRLWTRLTEVSSAEPWLVLGDFNVARQPSEKLSNTPPVLQDMIEFNDCLAACSLDDLTGSGCDMTLNNKQDPHSRVWSKLDRVLANPGWLTSLPDSFALFQEAGISDHSPVLVHVSHDTYFATIAAAWNAEKTGSPMFSLFEKLKSVRVAHTKFHKENFDNISLCVKTATETLLDCQRKLISDPFSDVLIHQEKELVASYCRLKETELSI; this is translated from the exons ATGAAGATAGCTTCTTGGAATATTCGTGGTTTCAATTGCCCTATAAAGCATAGTGAGGTTCGTGATTATCTCATGGATAATAATATTGACATCTTGGCTCTTTTGGAGACTAGA AATTTGGGTCTCTCTAACCCTAGCACTGTTGCCCTAGTTTCTAGTAGGATTGAAGATCAATTTTTTGATCTCAATATTCTTCATCATGGCTCTAATATGGATCTCCATATAAGCATGGTGTATGACAGTAATGATGCTCATGATAGGCAAAGGTTATGGACTAGGTTAACAGAGGTTTCTTCTGCTGAACCTTGGTTAGTCCTTGGGGACTTTAATGTGGCCAGGCAGCCCTCTGAAAAACTCAGCAACACTCCTCCAGTTTTGCAGGACATGATTGAGTTCAATGATTGTCTTGCTGCTTGTAGTTTGGATGATCTCACTGGTTCTGGTTGTGATATGACTTTGAATAATAAGCAAGACCCCCATTCTAGGGTCTGGTCCAAGCTGGATAGGGTCCTGGCTAATCCTGGTTGGCTTACTTCCTTGCCTGATTCTTTTGCCTTATTTCAGGAAGCTGGAATCTCTGATCATTCTCCTGTCCTAGTTCATGTTTCTCATGATA CTTATTTTGCTACTATTGCTGCTGCTTGGAATGCTGAGAAAACTGGGAGCCCTATGTTTAGCttgtttgaaaaattgaaaagtgTTAGGGTTGCCCATACTAAGTTTCACAAGGAGAACTTCGACAATATTTCTCTTTGTGTGAAGACTGCTACGGAAACCCTGTTAGATTGTCAAAGAAAGCTTATTTCTGATCCTTTCTCTGATGTTCTCATCCATCAGGAGAAAGAACTTGTGGCCTCCTACTGTCGTCTTAAGGAAACTGAGCTCAGCATTTAA